From Salvia splendens isolate huo1 chromosome 3, SspV2, whole genome shotgun sequence, a single genomic window includes:
- the LOC121793622 gene encoding histone H4, whose protein sequence is MSGRGKGGKGLGKGGAKRHRKVLRDNIQGITKPAIRRLARRGGVKRISGLIYEETRGVLKIFLENVIRDAVTYTEHARRKTVTAMDVVYALKRQGRTLYGFGG, encoded by the coding sequence ATGTCTGGGCGCGGCAAAGGAGGAAAGGGTTTGGGAAAGGGCGGAGCTAAACGTCACCGTAAGGTGCTTAGAGATAACATCCAGGGGATCACGAAGCCGGCCATTCGCCGCCTGGCTCGTCGTGGAGGGGTCAAGCGCATCAGCGGTCTCATATACGAGGAGACTCGTGGCGTCCTCAAGATCTTTTTGGAGAATGTAATTCGCGACGCCGTCACCTACACTGAGCACGCTCGCCGGAAAACCGTCACCGCCATGGATGTTGTCTATGCTCTCAAGAGGCAGGGCCGCACTCTCTACGGCTTTGGCGGCTGA